GCGCCCGCCAGAGCGGCAGCACCTGTGCCTCGGGCACCATGGCGCGCAGCGCCTCGATCGGGCGCGCCAGTTCGGCGCAGAGGCCGGCCTGGTCCAGCACCTCATGCCCCTCGTTCCGGCGGGAGGCATAGGTGACGCGGCCTGGCGCGGGATCGCCGCGGAAATACCAGTGCCGCCAGGTGTGGCTCGCGAAGACATGCCCCTCCGCCGCCCGCGCCCGCCAGAAGGGCGCCCAGGCCGGGTCGAGGTTGCGGTCGCCGCGATGCGTCGGCTCATTGGCGATGAAGAGCGTGGCGCGGACGCCGTGCCGCGCCATGCTGGCCGCGATCACCTCCGCCTCGCGCGACCAGCCGGTGTCGATCGTCAGGTAGAGCGTGCCGGCGCAGGCGCGCGCGATGGGCGGGCGGGCCAGCTGCGCGGCGGCGGGGCTCGCGGCGGAGGCGGCGGCGCCCAGCCCGAGGACACGGC
This region of Sediminicoccus rosea genomic DNA includes:
- a CDS encoding polysaccharide deacetylase family protein, whose translation is MITRRVLGLGAAASAASPAAAQLARPPIARACAGTLYLTIDTGWSREAEVIAASMARHGVRATLFIANEPTHRGDRNLDPAWAPFWRARAAEGHVFASHTWRHWYFRGDPAPGRVTYASRRNEGHEVLDQAGLCAELARPIEALRAMVPEAQVLPLWRAPGGIVTPGAVRMAQACGLRHQGWTANGFLGDELASDAHPNAALLRQNLSRIRAGEVLVMHWGVRSRREPFGLVFDQLLTGLLERGFCFAPLPPEGIAR